The following DNA comes from Candidatus Eisenbacteria bacterium.
CCCTCCCCGGCGTCGGAGGACGCGGGGACTCCCCTCATGACGGCTCGACTCGGCACCGCGCGAAGTTCCATCGTGAACCCGACCCCTCCAAGGGTCGGGTTCATCGGGCTCTTCGTGAGTGCGCTTTCGACTTTCCTGTTCGCCGGCTCGACGCTGATCCTCGAGCCACTCGTATACGCGCGCGCGCTCGATTCCAAACTCGGGACCGCGCACGCCGGCCCGCTGCCGGGCACGCGCATCACCGGCATCGCGATCGGGCACGGACTGGTGGAACCGGCACTCACGCCGATCGCGTTCGAGTCCGACTCGGTGGTCGCGATCGTCTCCGCGCTCGAAGCGCTCGAGCTGTATCCGACGCACCGCGCCGTGCTCGCCGGCGGAGCGACCGGCGCGTTTGCGCATCGGCTGCGCAATTCCGGGAACGTCGCCGTCACCGCGCGCCTCGAACTGGCGAACCTCGCAGGCGATGGCTACGACCTCGCGGACCTCGCCATGCTGCGCGATCTCGATCGCGACGGCGCGGTCAGCGCAGGCGATGCACCGCTCGTGTCCGGTGCGACCGTCGCGCTCGCGGTCGGCGATTCGGCCGACCTGGTGATCACCTTCGCGGTCCCGCTGAACGCGCCCGACCGCACCACCGCGTGGTTGCGCGTGCTCGCGAGCGCGGTCGGGTCGAACGTCGCCGCGCAAGTCACCGACTCGGTGTCGCTCGAGGCTGCCGCGGCGATCACGCTGATGGCCGAGAAGTCCGCCAGTCCCGAATTCGCGAGCTTCGGCGACGCGATCGAATATCAGGTGCGCGTCGCGAACCGCTCGGACTCAGCGCTCGCGAGCGTCCGCATCGAGGATCAGCTTCCGGCGGGATTCAGCTACGAGGTCGCAAGCGCGCGCCGCGACGGCGTGGGGCTCGCGGATCCGGCCGGAGTCACGGGCCGCACGCTGGCGTTCACGCTCGGAGCTCTCGGCGCACAGAGCAGCACGACGCTGCGCTACCGTGCGCGTCTCGGACCCGCGGTCCCGCTCGGCGACGCGGTCAACGAGGCGGTCGCGATCAGCGGCACCGCGCGCTCGAACGTGGCGCGCGCACGCGTGCGCGTGACCGGTGGCGTCTTCGCCGAGGAAGCGGTGGTGTTCGGCACCGTGTACCTGGATTCCGATCGCGACGGCCGGCGCAGCGCCGACGAACGCGGCGTACCGGGAGTGCGGCTCTACGCCGATCAGGGCAGCTGGGTGATCACCGATGCCGACGGGCGCTACAGCCTCACTCAGCTCGCGCCACGCACCCATGCACTCAAGCTCGACCCGCTGTCTCTGCCGTCGAGCGCGCGGCCGCGCGCCACGCGTCATCGCGACCGCGGAGCCGGCGGGCTGGCGTTCGTCGACCTGCAACGCGGCGACCTGCAGCGGGCCGACTTCGCACTCGAGGCCGACCTGCCGGCCGACAGCGTGCTGCGACCGCGGCGCGAACACGTCGCGGGGCGCGATCCGCTCGGAGCCGCGGTGCGGCGCATGTTCAACGGCGAGCCCCTGCTCGAAGCGCTCGGAGACCCGAGGGCGCGACCCTCCACCGGCGTACTCGACGCCGAAGGCCCGCTGCCGCTGTACCAGTCCGGAGCCATCGCTCCCGCGCATCCGAACGCGGCCGCGATCACTCGCGTCCCGGTCACGCGCACACCGCGCGGCGAAGGTGAGATCGCGACCGAGATCGAGTCCTATTCCGTCACCAGTCGCGCGGTCGACGAAGTCGTGGCGAGCGGAGGCATCCCGGCCACCACCACCGAGCCGCCCAACACCGGCTCCCGACTCACGATGCCGCTCGAAGATCTGGTGCTGCAGAGCAATCGCGAACTGGTGTTCCTCGGATTGCGGGACGGCGACACCCTGAGCACCGATCGGGCGACGGTGGTGGTCAAGGGCGTCGAGAGCATCGGCTTCGAGCTGAGCGTCAATGGGGACAGCATCCCGCGTTCGCGCGTCGGCCGGCGCGTGCACTCGATGGCGAACGGGGTCGAGGCGTGGGAGTACTACGGCGTTGCCCTCGCGCCGGGCGTCAACGAGCTGGTGGTGATGCAGCACGGCTCGGGCGGCGCGCGGCCGGCGAGCGCACGCGTGCGGGTGATCGCGCCGGACCACGTCGCTCGGCTCGAGCTGCGCACGCCGCGCTCCGCCCCGGCCGAC
Coding sequences within:
- a CDS encoding DUF11 domain-containing protein, whose amino-acid sequence is MNPTPPRVGFIGLFVSALSTFLFAGSTLILEPLVYARALDSKLGTAHAGPLPGTRITGIAIGHGLVEPALTPIAFESDSVVAIVSALEALELYPTHRAVLAGGATGAFAHRLRNSGNVAVTARLELANLAGDGYDLADLAMLRDLDRDGAVSAGDAPLVSGATVALAVGDSADLVITFAVPLNAPDRTTAWLRVLASAVGSNVAAQVTDSVSLEAAAAITLMAEKSASPEFASFGDAIEYQVRVANRSDSALASVRIEDQLPAGFSYEVASARRDGVGLADPAGVTGRTLAFTLGALGAQSSTTLRYRARLGPAVPLGDAVNEAVAISGTARSNVARARVRVTGGVFAEEAVVFGTVYLDSDRDGRRSADERGVPGVRLYADQGSWVITDADGRYSLTQLAPRTHALKLDPLSLPSSARPRATRHRDRGAGGLAFVDLQRGDLQRADFALEADLPADSVLRPRREHVAGRDPLGAAVRRMFNGEPLLEALGDPRARPSTGVLDAEGPLPLYQSGAIAPAHPNAAAITRVPVTRTPRGEGEIATEIESYSVTSRAVDEVVASGGIPATTTEPPNTGSRLTMPLEDLVLQSNRELVFLGLRDGDTLSTDRATVVVKGVESIGFELSVNGDSIPRSRVGRRVHSMANGVEAWEYYGVALAPGVNELVVMQHGSGGARPASARVRVIAPDHVARLELRTPRSAPAD